In the genome of Raphanus sativus cultivar WK10039 chromosome 9, ASM80110v3, whole genome shotgun sequence, the window TTTTTGATTCCAAGTTCTGGTTAGGACCCAAAGGCTTTGCTCTGATTCCAAAATGCTTCACGGATTCAGATTCCAAGAGAACGTGGCCGGGAAAGTCTTTAACAACCGTATCAGCTCTCACAGGAGTCTTCAGCTTGAAACTCTCGCCATTGATCTTCATGATTTTAGCAGATTTCTTGCTTCCCAAGCTATTACCCATTATAGAAAGATGAGCTTCTAGGTTTACTAATAAtgcgattttttttaaatccacaAAAGAGATATATCTATTTAAGAAACTCAGTAGCTCAAGGTGGGTGATGTGTTAGATCAGATGATTATTGATTATGGATTTATGGTTGGTTGCTGATGATAGTGAACCATTTTTTTAGGTCAACAAAATGCCAAATCTTcaataatatatagaaattgGGACACAAAGTTACGTCAAATTTCGCTATCGATCTTTTGAAAAACCAATAACAACCCAAAAATATGTCTAgcttttcataaattttaatatatttcaaatgatTAATCAAAAACAGAAAGTGTGTACTGTTCTTCACTTAGACCACAGTTTTGAGATTTTTGGGACCTTTGTTTCCGGGAAAATGACTGTTGCGTAAATTACTCCGATTAATCAGGAAAGTTTTCGTTGGAGAAACATTTCTTTCGAAAGGCACGTGAATATTGATTGACTTTTTTAACGAAATGGAAAACAAAAGGCTAGTTTTACTTCTCTTTCGATGAACAGTAAGTAATGCACGTGAACCAATCCCGTGAAGTTATAACCAATGGCCTTATTTTTCTTGTACCGACAGTTTTGGTTCATTGTAGTCCAGAGGGCAGAGATAATAAACAAATGTTGACTCAAATACATTTCTCCCAAACCAAACATACACGACCAAGTAGTTATTTTTGAAGACtgtataacaaataaataacaaGAAGATGTCACTTTCTCTTGGGGATTAATCTCACTGCCGCTTACATCTTCACCACCAATCTAGGATTCATCTCAAATGAAGCAATTACTACCTCACCGCTGTTAGATCAACAAATCCTTTGATTTTCATTGCCTCGAGCTCTCCTTCTTCCACATTTGTTAGAGCATTAATAATTCATctctatattttacttatataaaaaatgaataaaaatacatatattggaataaactaatttttttctgTGATAAATTCTTGAGAAAAATAGGTTGAATATGATCTTAGTAAGTTTCATCTCTTCGGTAATGACTACATACACCTTTTCCAGTCATCTGATCTAAAATGATCTTATATGCACTGGTCAATCGGAAATTGATTCTAAAACTATTACTCTACTCAAAATTATTATCCAGTTTCGTCTTGACAAACTTAACTCTCTAAAACTATAACAGTGACAGTAAGAACGACAGTGAAGAAATGCAAACCAAAGACCTTACTAATACTAATCATATGAAATCATTGATTAACACAATATTtgttattacaaaataaaaaaaaataaaaaaatagaaaaaggtGAGTAAAAGAGATCGATTCTCGCAACTCTTTTCACTTCAacactaggtgattttcccgtgctcatgcacgaatataaaattttataaattaaatatactataataattaattgttatttatttttaatttaaaattaatttataatttgtatgcataatttatattaataatattatattactttaattagagatataaaattagatatgttatatttaaccggttttgatttttacagtcgatttagttatcattttgGTATATTGCATTTATGTCTCTAAATTCAAACtataattatctttattataattaagtaaaataaaattaattttatttatcttttaaatttgcatgtattttcataatatttatcgTTGATTTAAAGGAAAACTATTATTAGAAAACAAAGCGAAGAGTTCTAGGAAGttacatacatatacataagtaactaatacATTTTTGGAAACTCATGaacatatcaatatttaaaataattaaaatataatataaattctaaataattttatgctttagatttattaaacaatgaactgaaattttaaataatcttacaaaattataattcaGTTTCgctttggtattttgattatggttatattaagttctaaaaacataaaacataaaattaaaaacaaaatttaatattaataaaaaaataattttaataacgataaaatataatatatctacctagttaaaaatatatagtgttatgttattttaaaatgttttataattatttgatcaaaatatgtttatcgttaaatttttctattttttaatatctaataaaaataagcaGTTTACAAAACTatgtgattgtattttagaaattatattatataaatagaatataatttataaaatttgttttgctGTAATTCAAagatctaatcaaataaatatatgaaaaaataaataaaacatttcaataatactaactGATCATAAACTATTTGTAGTCAATCAAACATATATCAGTTtgtgttacttaattattttatgtaatcatgtAAGAAAAtagttagatatataaaaaatatttctattactttgaaaaatatatatttttgtattgtttgaaattgtgaaatcaaattatatacaaatatatatatatatattgttcatctaagaaaataaagatataaagaaatatttttatttcaaaagaatatatattatgttattaaaaaatatttttaaatgaaattttctattttgtgaacttttctttttaatgaaatcatattatatatacatatattttcgtttttgaatttgtttcttaaacattataaatgttttctttttattatatatgttatttggaaaactttaaaaagaaaactaaataaaaattttaataataatatttaaatgtaatagttttaattcattaagggtaacaCTGTAATCAACCATTgtgagaattaacgtgagcACGACACATACGAAActtacttctcaaataatattatagagatatcaAATAAACATCCAACGAAATTAAATCAAATACTAATAATGAAGTTAATTTTccaatctttattttattttttgttaaagagCTATTAATTAGCATAATTTTTGAGATGATTTGCGGAGCTGCTCAAGCAAAGAATTAGCTTTCCTCTTAGCTCTCTCTGTGCCATCTCTCGACAGTTTCATCAACGGAACAACAGCTCCTAGTTTACCAATGAGGATCAGCTTCTCAGTATCTCTCTTGCAAAGAGCAAACAATATCGCCGCTGCGTTCTCTCTGTTTCTAGGCTGATCCTTCTGCAACAACACTATCAAAGACGGTATTGCATTCGCCCTCACAACCGCGGTTTTAGCGTCTTGGTTACTAGCTAGAACCGAGAGTATCGTCAAAGCTTCAGTCACCATCCTATGACTCGAAGTGTCGTTAAGCATTTTCACCAATGGGCTCACGACACCAGCTCTAACCGCTCTTCCTTTGTTCCCTTCGTATATACACAAGTTGAACAGAGCAGTCGCAGCGTCTTTCTTCCCTCTCACGCTACCGTTCTCAAGGAGATTCACCAAAGCAGGTATCGCACCAGAAGCGCCTATTATGATCTTGTTCTCATCGGCTAACGAGAGGCTAAAGAGCGTGGCTGCAGCGTTTTCTTTAGCTTCCGCCGTTCCAGCTCTCAGGACTTGCACTATTGACGTAACCGCACCCGCAAGCATGATCAGCTCTTTGTTGCTTTCGTAGATAGAGAGGTTAAGAACGCAAGTGACTGCCTTCTCCTGCGTCTCCACGTCCTCTGATGTCAAGAGGTTCACCAAAACAGGGATGGCTCCTGCTTCTGCGATGAGGATTCTGTTGTCCGTGTTTCGCTTTGACAGAGAACGGATCTCGGAAAGCGCGGTCCTCCGGTCTTGTATTGATCGTGACGAGAGCTTGCGGACCAATGCTCGTATCGCTGACATGTCACCGTCACAGTTTTTGGTCCTACCGTACATGTAACCACCTGGCTGCTCAATGTTGTGCTTGGTGCACCACTGAGAGATGAGGCTTCTAAGAACGTAGTTTGGAGTGAGAGTGAAGTTTCCGAGTTTCTGTTGAGTCTTGGGGCATCTTAGGTTCCCACAGTCTATCCATCTTTGTATGTAAGACCTCTCGTATGTCTGTCAATGATCATCGTTAAGGTTTTGATTCAGTAACAATACCTAAAAGTATTAAGAGTAAGGTACCCCATATCGGAAATTTAAAggaaaagtaaaataaaaaaaagttaaaactaatCCACTTATCACCGATTGGTTTTAAGTCCGAAACCGATAATAAACCCGATTCTAACGAATACTATGTAAAGTTTTAGTTCTTTAAAACCAGACCTGTCCTGTGGAGACAATAACAGGATCCTTCATCAATTCCAAAGATATTGGACAAAGAAAATCCTCAGGGATGGTGAGGTTGTCTGACTTTTTTGAGTCATCATCTttgctcttggtgattgctttcTCTAACCTCTCGTTATCAGCGTCTTTCGATAAAAAGAAGGCCAAGGAAACTGAAGAGCTCTTCCTTCTCGGTGGTGATTCTAACTTCTTCTCATCTGATAAAGGAGCGTTGGAGTGCACTGCTTCTTGAATACACTCCAACTTCTCAGTGACTTTGCTCGATGCATCTTTCTCCATTGGCTCGGATAGAGCAGTAGAGAACTTCTTCGAGTTCAGTGATCCGTATCTCTGCATTGCTCTTCTCAACTGCAATCTTGCTAGTTCCACCTGattacaagaaaatatatataacctttAGAAACATCTTCAGGGGATATCAAGAAGGACTTAAGTCTGCGTACTCATGATTCATGAATACAAGAAGTTTTTACATATTCGCGGACTTCGTCAGAGATGTCATAGCGGTCACATGGCAAGTTTCCTAATGCTTTCTCCAGCTTCCATGTAACACATTGGAACTGGAATGATATTCTCTTCGCGGCACCCTCCTTCACAATCAAGATACATAAAAAAATCAGAGTTGCTCATCAAGAAACGTGACATCACTAATGACAACAACATTATGCTTTCAATCTACAGTGATTGAAAAAGAATATATCAAACGTTACAAGTCTTTGCTACAAAGTAAGCTGGATATTTGATCAGAAACCCAAAattcaaacc includes:
- the LOC130500348 gene encoding U-box domain-containing protein 10-like is translated as MAGVAVSPASLLLVIAEIAEISASTGVFKKDCADLARRVCLLTHLVEEIRDSPPQTLEKESDASPSLVSCECDWWSDLVVGLQAAKRLLSAATCFQARESSEGAAKRISFQFQCVTWKLEKALGNLPCDRYDISDEVREYVELARLQLRRAMQRYGSLNSKKFSTALSEPMEKDASSKVTEKLECIQEAVHSNAPLSDEKKLESPPRRKSSSVSLAFFLSKDADNERLEKAITKSKDDDSKKSDNLTIPEDFLCPISLELMKDPVIVSTGQTYERSYIQRWIDCGNLRCPKTQQKLGNFTLTPNYVLRSLISQWCTKHNIEQPGGYMYGRTKNCDGDMSAIRALVRKLSSRSIQDRRTALSEIRSLSKRNTDNRILIAEAGAIPVLVNLLTSEDVETQEKAVTCVLNLSIYESNKELIMLAGAVTSIVQVLRAGTAEAKENAAATLFSLSLADENKIIIGASGAIPALVNLLENGSVRGKKDAATALFNLCIYEGNKGRAVRAGVVSPLVKMLNDTSSHRMVTEALTILSVLASNQDAKTAVVRANAIPSLIVLLQKDQPRNRENAAAILFALCKRDTEKLILIGKLGAVVPLMKLSRDGTERAKRKANSLLEQLRKSSQKLC